One Aegilops tauschii subsp. strangulata cultivar AL8/78 chromosome 7, Aet v6.0, whole genome shotgun sequence genomic window carries:
- the LOC109746635 gene encoding uncharacterized protein has translation MVPAKGWSRRVGSARSFVGNALGGVRGWTNVASWAVAGTLAYYLWVRPARQLQKEQQERAALAAASDPYRYVEKRKPIPDPQDTSLTYGKKKDPPKSDN, from the exons ATGGTGCCGGCGAAGGGGTGGAGCCGGAGGGTCGGGAGCGCGCGGTCGTTCGTGGGGAACGCGCTGGGCGGCGTGCGCGGTTGGACCAACGTCGCCTCCTGGGCCGTCGCCGGGACCCTCGCCTACTACCTCTGGGTCCGACCCGCGCGCCAGCTCCAGAAGGAGCAGCAG GAACGAGCTGCTTTAGCTGCTGCCTCCGATCCATACCGTTATGTCGAGAAACGGAAGCCAATTCCTGACCCCCAG GACACTAGCCTAACTTACGGGAAGAAGAAGGATCCTCCGAAGTCTGACAACTAG